From Actinosynnema mirum DSM 43827, a single genomic window includes:
- a CDS encoding ubiquinol-cytochrome c reductase iron-sulfur subunit, whose protein sequence is MSGDKPNGLPDEAQLSKMSRDELVKLGTEMDGVELVHYEERWPVKGTRAEKRAERLVALWFAIAALAGVGFLAAFLFWPWKYEAPHTENHWLYQLYTPVIGATLALSVLALGVGALLYTKKFIPEELAVQQRHDGGSSPVDSATLVAELGDVGARSTLGRRSLIKRTAGLGAGVFGLGVLAVPLGGMVKNPHADSETKDSLWHTGWKSENGEKVYLRRHTGNFHDVELVRPEDLDAGGFETVFPFRESERGHEHELVQALKRADNPVMLIRLRPGQAVTKRAGQEDFNYGDLYAYSKICTHLGCPTSLYEQQTGLLLCPCHQSQFDVFHYGKPRFGPATRALPQLPITVDEDGYLIARSDFTEAVGPAFWERKS, encoded by the coding sequence ATGAGCGGCGACAAGCCGAACGGGCTGCCCGACGAGGCGCAGCTCTCGAAGATGAGCCGGGACGAGCTGGTCAAGCTCGGCACGGAGATGGACGGCGTCGAGCTGGTCCACTACGAGGAGCGCTGGCCCGTCAAGGGCACCAGGGCCGAGAAGCGCGCCGAGCGCCTGGTGGCGCTGTGGTTCGCCATCGCCGCGCTCGCGGGCGTCGGCTTCCTGGCCGCGTTCCTGTTCTGGCCCTGGAAGTACGAGGCGCCGCACACCGAGAACCACTGGCTGTACCAGCTGTACACGCCGGTCATCGGCGCCACGCTGGCCCTGTCGGTGCTGGCGCTGGGCGTCGGCGCGCTGCTGTACACCAAGAAGTTCATCCCCGAGGAGCTGGCGGTCCAGCAGCGCCACGACGGCGGCTCGTCGCCCGTGGACTCCGCGACCCTCGTCGCCGAGCTGGGCGACGTCGGCGCGCGCAGCACCCTCGGCCGCCGCTCGCTGATCAAGCGCACCGCCGGTCTCGGCGCGGGCGTCTTCGGCCTCGGGGTCCTCGCGGTCCCGCTCGGCGGCATGGTGAAGAACCCCCACGCCGACAGCGAGACCAAGGACTCGCTGTGGCACACCGGGTGGAAGTCCGAGAACGGCGAGAAGGTCTACCTGCGCCGCCACACCGGCAACTTCCACGACGTCGAGCTGGTGCGCCCCGAGGACCTGGACGCGGGCGGCTTCGAGACCGTCTTCCCGTTCCGCGAGTCCGAGCGCGGCCACGAGCACGAGCTGGTGCAGGCCCTCAAGCGGGCCGACAACCCGGTCATGCTGATCCGCCTGCGCCCCGGCCAGGCCGTGACCAAGCGCGCGGGCCAGGAGGACTTCAACTACGGCGACCTGTACGCCTACTCGAAGATCTGCACCCACCTGGGCTGCCCGACCTCGCTGTACGAGCAGCAGACCGGTCTGCTGCTGTGCCCGTGCCACCAGTCGCAGTTCGACGTCTTCCACTACGGGAAGCCCCGGTTCGGCCCGGCCACCCGCGCCCTGCCGCAGCTCCCGATCACCGTGGACGAGGACGGTTACTTGATCGCCCGCAGCGACTTCACCGAGGCTGTGGGTCCGGCGTTCTGGGAGCGTAAGTCATGA